In Alkalihalobacillus sp. TS-13, the following are encoded in one genomic region:
- a CDS encoding ABC transporter permease, with amino-acid sequence MSNIQPEVVTTDRIVNERKETHFHQFWKKFRKKKPALISLFFILFLILIMIIGPSVVPYNPAKPDYNRVLESPTLEHFFGTDEFGRDILSRLAVGARLTLSVSISAVLLGAVFGTILGLVSGFFGKLLDRSIMRVCDVLFAFPDLILAIGIVAILGPGLRNVIIAVSFFSIPSFARIVRSATLETKEMLFVEATRSIGASNRRIIWKHIFPETVPTIIVYFTMKVGTAILAAASLSFLGLGAEPSSPDWGAMLSKSRDYIDSSFHLVFFPGLIIFLTVLAFNLLGDGLRDVLDPKTKD; translated from the coding sequence ATGAGTAACATCCAACCTGAAGTTGTTACCACGGACCGAATTGTGAATGAACGAAAAGAGACACACTTTCATCAATTCTGGAAAAAGTTCCGTAAGAAAAAGCCTGCACTCATTTCCCTTTTCTTCATTCTTTTCCTGATTCTCATCATGATCATTGGTCCGTCTGTCGTTCCATATAATCCTGCAAAACCTGATTATAATCGAGTTCTTGAGTCTCCTACCCTCGAGCATTTCTTCGGTACGGATGAATTTGGAAGAGACATATTAAGCAGATTGGCAGTAGGAGCGAGATTAACGTTATCGGTCAGTATTTCAGCAGTATTGCTGGGTGCGGTTTTCGGTACGATTCTTGGATTGGTCAGTGGTTTTTTCGGGAAGTTGCTGGATCGGTCGATCATGAGGGTTTGTGATGTGTTATTTGCATTCCCTGACTTGATTTTGGCAATTGGTATTGTTGCGATTTTGGGACCTGGTTTAAGAAATGTCATCATTGCGGTTTCTTTTTTCAGTATTCCATCATTTGCACGAATCGTCCGCAGTGCCACGTTAGAGACGAAAGAAATGCTTTTCGTTGAGGCAACAAGATCAATCGGGGCAAGCAATCGACGCATCATTTGGAAACATATTTTTCCTGAAACCGTACCGACCATCATAGTGTACTTTACGATGAAAGTAGGAACAGCCATATTAGCTGCAGCGAGTTTGAGCTTTCTAGGATTAGGTGCAGAACCATCATCTCCAGACTGGGGTGCAATGCTTAGTAAATCTAGAGATTACATCGATTCATCCTTCCACCTCGTCTTCTTTCCCGGGTTGATTATTTTCCTGACCGTTTTAGCGTTCAATTTATTAGGTGACGGGTTGAGAGATGTGTTAGACCCTAAAACAAAAGACTAA
- a CDS encoding ABC transporter permease: MWQYILKRVLGLIPLLLVVSFVIFMFIHLIPGDAARLIAGKKATLEEVQAIRENLGLDKPLIEQYLLYLKDLLSGNLGYSIQSGAPVSKLIGERIIPTLGLTFMSIGWALVVGILLGVISAVFRNKWPDHLGMLTAVSGISLPNFWVGLVLIQLFSVQLGLLPTGGAEGWKSYLMPSFALGAGIMAMIARFMRSSLVNTMKQEYIRTGRAKGLGGNAIVFGHALKNSLIPVVTIAGLQFGFLLGGSVVVETVFSFPGLGRLLIDSIQMRDYPVVQAEILLFSLQFILVNLLVDIVYSFLNPKIRYQ; encoded by the coding sequence ATGTGGCAGTACATATTGAAACGTGTTCTTGGTCTAATACCTCTCTTACTTGTTGTGTCATTCGTAATTTTCATGTTCATTCATCTGATCCCTGGTGATGCAGCTAGATTGATAGCTGGTAAAAAAGCAACGTTAGAGGAAGTACAAGCAATCAGGGAAAATCTCGGTCTGGATAAACCTTTAATTGAACAATATCTACTCTATTTAAAAGATTTACTTTCTGGTAATTTGGGATATTCGATCCAATCCGGTGCACCTGTCAGCAAGTTGATCGGTGAACGAATCATACCGACACTTGGACTGACCTTCATGAGCATCGGTTGGGCACTCGTCGTCGGTATTTTACTTGGAGTCATTTCTGCCGTGTTTCGAAACAAGTGGCCGGATCATCTCGGTATGTTGACGGCTGTATCCGGTATATCCCTTCCAAACTTTTGGGTAGGTCTTGTATTGATTCAACTATTTTCTGTCCAATTGGGGTTGTTACCGACTGGGGGTGCTGAGGGGTGGAAAAGCTACCTGATGCCTTCGTTCGCTTTAGGAGCAGGCATTATGGCGATGATTGCACGGTTTATGCGATCTTCGCTCGTGAACACGATGAAGCAAGAGTATATACGTACTGGTCGTGCAAAAGGGCTTGGTGGTAATGCAATTGTCTTTGGACATGCTTTGAAGAATTCATTGATTCCTGTCGTGACGATTGCAGGGCTTCAGTTTGGTTTTCTATTAGGAGGTTCAGTAGTCGTTGAAACCGTTTTCAGCTTTCCGGGACTCGGAAGACTATTGATCGATTCGATTCAAATGAGAGATTACCCGGTGGTCCAAGCGGAAATTTTACTTTTTTCATTACAATTCATTTTAGTGAACCTGCTTGTCGATATCGTTTACAGCTTTTTAAATCCGAAAATACGCTACCAATAA